A part of Bacteroidota bacterium genomic DNA contains:
- a CDS encoding TolC family protein: MDRVPFLYPLCAALLALALAAMLGACSFAPELQQTQAEVELPAQFDLGEAAQPDTLRPMPRWWSAYNDPVLDRLVDTTLTRNLDLRAAAARLVEVQNQYRIARAPERPSIGIGFDANRSNTPANTGFTSDLPGVPERLENDTYSLYGSISYERDLWGRIRSQSNAAESEFFATAEDLRSVQIGVLAETIAIYFELLDLETQLRLTEESVRLLQERIDLTDERYDRGLVTSFELYSLRQEFESTRTNVPLLEASIADAHGRLSVVLGLYPDEVAALLDAERSPDFVITPIPAGLPSDLLQARPDLAAATHRLEAARQSIGAAKASLFPSISMTATGGLQSGELTALLNTSQYFTNLTTSLFAPIFQGGALRANVEVTKAQYEQLAASYEKTLRTAFSEVGVTLVGYEKQQARYAMLLEERATAEASLQAQEARYRSGVGDYLAYLDARRNLLRVQTSLAGAERALADARLAVHRALGGAWIEDPDQPDA, encoded by the coding sequence ATGGACCGCGTTCCGTTTCTCTACCCCCTCTGCGCTGCGCTGCTGGCGCTCGCCCTGGCGGCGATGCTGGGGGCCTGCTCCTTCGCACCGGAGCTTCAGCAGACGCAGGCCGAAGTCGAATTGCCCGCTCAGTTTGACCTCGGCGAGGCCGCGCAGCCGGACACGCTGCGGCCGATGCCGCGCTGGTGGTCGGCCTACAACGACCCCGTGCTCGACCGCCTCGTCGACACGACGCTGACGCGCAACCTCGACCTCCGCGCCGCCGCCGCTCGTCTCGTGGAGGTGCAGAACCAGTACCGCATCGCCCGGGCGCCGGAGCGTCCCAGCATCGGCATCGGCTTCGACGCCAACCGGTCGAACACGCCCGCGAACACTGGCTTCACATCGGACCTGCCTGGTGTGCCGGAGCGGCTCGAAAACGACACGTACTCGCTCTACGGCTCGATCTCGTACGAGCGCGATCTGTGGGGCCGCATCCGGAGCCAGTCGAACGCGGCGGAGAGCGAGTTCTTCGCCACCGCGGAAGACCTTCGCTCGGTCCAGATCGGCGTCCTCGCGGAGACGATCGCAATCTACTTCGAACTGCTCGACCTGGAGACGCAACTTCGGCTGACCGAGGAGAGCGTGCGCCTGCTTCAGGAGCGCATTGACCTTACCGACGAGCGTTACGACCGGGGCCTCGTCACGTCGTTCGAGCTGTATAGCCTGCGCCAGGAGTTCGAGAGCACGCGCACCAACGTACCGCTGCTCGAAGCCAGCATCGCCGACGCGCACGGGCGGCTGAGCGTGGTGCTCGGCCTCTATCCCGACGAGGTGGCGGCGCTACTGGACGCGGAGCGTTCGCCTGACTTCGTGATCACGCCGATCCCCGCCGGGCTGCCCTCCGACCTCCTGCAAGCACGCCCTGACCTGGCGGCGGCCACGCATCGCCTCGAAGCGGCGCGGCAGAGCATCGGCGCCGCCAAGGCGAGCCTCTTCCCGTCAATCTCGATGACGGCGACGGGCGGGCTGCAGAGCGGTGAACTGACTGCGCTTCTGAACACAAGCCAGTACTTCACCAACCTTACCACCTCGCTCTTCGCGCCCATTTTTCAGGGCGGCGCGCTGCGCGCCAACGTCGAAGTGACGAAGGCACAATACGAGCAGTTGGCGGCAAGCTATGAGAAGACGCTACGCACGGCCTTCAGCGAGGTCGGCGTGACGCTCGTGGGCTACGAGAAGCAGCAGGCGCGCTACGCGATGCTGCTGGAAGAACGCGCCACCGCCGAGGCCTCGCTGCAGGCGCAGGAGGCCCGCTACCGCAGCGGCGTGGGCGACTACCTCGCCTACCTCGACGCCCGCCGCAACCTGCTCCGCGTGCAGACCTCGCTCGCCGGGGCTGAGCGCGCCCTCGCCGACGCCCGGCTCGCCGTCCACCGCGCCCTCGGCGGGGCGTGGATCGAGGATCCTGACCAACCCGACGCCTGA
- a CDS encoding helix-turn-helix domain-containing protein produces MSFPQGILLIGAAQGAMLSLASVLRPAENRTASRLLAGILFMLVLLMLALIRGFGQGPGLPTAPPEDVPYLMLHLSGVLPLLLGPLVYFYTRTSVDARYLYTPARLLHGLPALVHLSLLVPLLFVGADLRADYVTHYTERNLYRSMIPGVPLGLIVTVSYVLGAFVWIRRFEAHVTHVASFDVTQRVRWLKWFTGLMVVLMALLSVFRLRAPYQFLGASALTTFMSTLTLIALVRPTVFHSIPPALRLTDEDTRPEKYGASPLTETQKATYLETLLQHFDTDRPYLRTDLTLREVADQIEVPQRYVSQVINEKLDQHFMDFVNGHRVEAAKTMLVDTAWAHLTIDGIAGEAGFNSRSAFYTAFKKATGTTPGAFRRTQASS; encoded by the coding sequence TTGAGCTTTCCTCAGGGCATCCTGCTTATCGGTGCGGCGCAAGGGGCGATGCTCAGCCTGGCAAGCGTGCTCCGGCCCGCCGAGAACCGGACAGCTAGTCGTCTCCTCGCGGGCATCCTTTTCATGCTGGTGCTGCTGATGCTCGCGCTCATCCGCGGCTTCGGCCAGGGGCCGGGCCTCCCCACTGCCCCGCCGGAGGACGTACCCTATCTCATGCTGCATCTGTCGGGCGTTCTCCCGCTCCTGCTTGGCCCGCTGGTCTACTTCTACACCCGCACTTCCGTCGACGCGCGCTACCTCTATACGCCCGCGCGCTTGCTGCACGGCCTCCCTGCGCTCGTTCACCTGTCGCTACTCGTACCGCTGCTCTTCGTCGGTGCCGACCTCCGGGCCGACTACGTGACCCACTACACTGAGCGCAATCTCTATCGCAGCATGATCCCCGGAGTGCCGCTCGGGCTGATCGTGACGGTCAGCTATGTCCTTGGCGCGTTTGTCTGGATCCGTCGCTTTGAGGCGCACGTGACGCACGTGGCCTCGTTCGACGTCACCCAGCGGGTGCGGTGGCTTAAGTGGTTCACGGGCCTGATGGTGGTGCTGATGGCCTTGCTGAGCGTGTTCAGGCTGCGCGCGCCCTACCAGTTCTTGGGCGCGAGCGCCCTGACCACCTTCATGAGCACCCTTACGCTGATCGCGCTGGTGCGCCCCACCGTGTTCCACAGCATTCCTCCCGCGCTCCGTCTCACCGACGAAGACACGCGCCCGGAGAAGTACGGTGCCTCGCCGCTCACGGAGACGCAGAAGGCGACCTACCTGGAGACGCTCCTCCAGCACTTCGACACGGACCGGCCCTACCTCCGAACGGACCTCACGCTCCGTGAGGTCGCCGACCAGATCGAGGTCCCCCAGCGGTACGTCTCGCAGGTCATCAACGAGAAGCTCGACCAGCACTTCATGGACTTCGTCAACGGCCACCGGGTGGAGGCGGCCAAGACGATGCTGGTAGACACCGCCTGGGCGCACCTGACGATCGACGGGATCGCGGGCGAGGCCGGCTTCAACTCGCGCTCCGCCTTCTACACCGCCTTCAAGAAGGCGACGGGGACGACGCCCGGCGCGTTTCGGCGCACGCAGGCGAGCAGCTAA
- a CDS encoding cryptochrome/photolyase family protein, with product MSLAALVFPNQLFADHPALDPDLDQPDEVVLVEDDLLFRDEQYPARYHKLRLVLHRATMRRTADRLERDGHTVRYVAWADRTSTADLLAQLAEDGVTAVRYCEPVDFTLEKRLDQAARDAGIEREVLETPLFLNTRAENADFFDGRKRYFMADFYKHQRRRFGLLIDEHGEPSGGQWSFDHDNRKKLTKKAIAEVPPVPTVEPDDYTEEAVRYVEEHFPDHLGESGPLPYPTTHEAAAHWLDVFVEERLDRFGPFEDAIEPGQSHFYHAVLTPMLNIGLVTPKQVLDAVMARAGDTPAYAPIASLEGFVRQVIGWREFMRATYDLEGVPMRTGNMWDFERDMPDAWYDGTTGLVPVDDVIRRVLKTGYANHIERLMVLGGALFLSRIHPRAVYRWFMELFVDAYDWVMVPNTYGMSQHAAGPLITTKPYMSGSNYLRKMSHYPRGDWEAEWDGLYWTFMRDYREEVEGYHRMSMLTGHLDRMGDEKLQAHEDAAQRYFDRVFG from the coding sequence ATGTCCCTCGCCGCGCTCGTTTTCCCGAACCAGCTCTTCGCCGACCACCCCGCGCTCGACCCCGACCTCGACCAACCCGACGAGGTCGTGCTCGTCGAAGACGACCTCCTCTTCCGCGACGAGCAGTACCCCGCGCGTTACCACAAGCTGCGCCTCGTCCTCCATCGCGCCACGATGCGACGCACCGCCGACCGGCTGGAGCGCGACGGCCACACCGTCCGCTACGTCGCCTGGGCGGACCGCACCTCGACGGCCGACCTCCTCGCCCAACTCGCTGAGGATGGCGTCACGGCGGTGCGCTACTGCGAGCCCGTCGACTTCACGCTCGAAAAGCGCCTCGACCAGGCTGCCCGCGATGCGGGGATCGAGCGCGAGGTGCTGGAGACGCCGCTCTTCCTCAACACGCGCGCCGAGAACGCGGACTTCTTCGACGGCCGGAAGCGCTACTTCATGGCCGACTTCTACAAGCACCAGCGCCGCCGCTTCGGCCTCCTCATCGACGAGCACGGTGAGCCATCGGGTGGCCAGTGGAGCTTCGACCACGACAACCGGAAGAAGCTCACGAAGAAAGCCATCGCCGAGGTGCCGCCCGTCCCGACCGTCGAGCCGGACGACTACACCGAGGAAGCCGTGCGCTATGTCGAGGAACACTTCCCGGACCACCTCGGCGAGAGCGGGCCGCTGCCGTACCCGACCACGCACGAGGCCGCCGCGCACTGGCTCGATGTCTTCGTTGAAGAGCGGCTGGATCGCTTCGGGCCGTTCGAGGACGCCATCGAGCCGGGGCAGTCGCACTTCTACCACGCCGTGCTCACGCCGATGCTCAACATCGGCCTCGTCACCCCGAAGCAGGTCCTTGACGCCGTGATGGCCCGCGCCGGTGACACGCCCGCCTACGCGCCCATTGCCTCGCTCGAAGGGTTCGTCCGCCAGGTGATCGGCTGGCGCGAGTTCATGCGCGCCACCTACGACCTCGAAGGCGTCCCGATGCGCACCGGCAACATGTGGGACTTCGAGCGCGACATGCCCGACGCGTGGTACGACGGCACGACCGGCCTCGTCCCCGTAGACGACGTGATCCGGCGCGTGCTCAAGACGGGCTATGCCAACCACATCGAGCGGCTGATGGTGCTCGGCGGCGCGCTCTTTCTCTCGCGCATCCACCCGCGCGCGGTCTACCGCTGGTTCATGGAACTCTTCGTCGATGCCTACGACTGGGTGATGGTGCCCAACACGTATGGCATGAGCCAGCACGCCGCCGGGCCGCTCATCACCACGAAGCCCTACATGAGCGGCTCGAACTACCTCCGCAAGATGAGCCACTACCCGCGCGGCGACTGGGAAGCGGAGTGGGATGGCCTCTACTGGACGTTCATGCGCGACTACCGCGAGGAGGTCGAGGGCTATCACCGCATGTCGATGCTCACCGGCCATCTCGACCGC